Within the Agromyces ramosus genome, the region GCGGTCGGCGATCAGCCCTTGGCGGCCTTCGTGTCGGACTCGACCTTGGTGAGCGAGTCGACGAGGTCGGCGACGGGCGTCTGCACCGGCACCGCGGTGTTGCCCGAAGCCTCGACGAGGGCGGCCTGCACATCGGAGTCGGTCTGGAAGATCTCGACGAGCTTCAGGTAGGTCTCGTCGTCCTTGTCTTCGGCGCGGGCGGCGAAGATGTTGACGTAGGGCAGCGCGTTCGGGTCGCTCGGGTCGTCCTGCGCGATCGCGTCCTGGAAGCTCAGGCCGGCGTCCTCGACGAAGTCGTTGTTGATGACCGCGGCGGCGACGTCGGGGAGCGACGTCGGCGTGAGCGACGCCTCGAGCGCGGTGACCTTGACCTTCGATGCGGACTCGTCGATGTCGGCGAGGTCGGAGAAGATCGTGCCGCCGCTCTTCAGCTCGATGAGCCCGGCCGACTGCAGTACGAGGAGTGCACGGGCCTGGTTCGACGCGTCGTTCGGCACCGCCACGGTCTCGCCCTTTGGGATGTCCTTCACCGAGTCGTACTTCGTCGAGTAGAGGCCGAGCGGGTAGATCGCGGTGGACCCGATGGGCGTGAGGTCCTCACCGCTCGACACGTTGTAGTCGGCGAGGTACACGATGTGCTGGAACTGGTTGAGGTCGAGCTCGCCCTCGCTCGTCGCGGGGTTGGGCTGGGCGTAGTCGGCGAAGTCGACGACCTCGATCGTGATGCCCTCGTCGGCGGCCGCCGCCTCGAACGCGGCCCACTGCGGGTCGCCCGCTCCGACGACGCCGATCTTCACGACGTCGTTCGCGGAATCGCCGCCCTCGCCCGCTGCGGGGCTCGCGCATGCGGCGAGGCCGGCGATGAGCGGGACTGCGGCCAGTGCGGCGATGAGCTTCGTACGGTGTGACATGTTCTCCCTTTCGCGTGAATGCGCCGCGATCAGGTGCTGATGGCGTGGAGCAGGCATGGCTCCGCCACGGTTGGTAACGGTGGGGGCTTCGATGCCGCGAGCGCGGGCGCAATTCCACGCTAGACGAAGGATCTTCGGGGCCTTGACCACGTGGTCATGTCGCGTCACAGTTCCTGCGTCGCGATGCAGCGACTGTGAGGGATGCTTCGACGGCTCAGCCTTCGAGTGACTCCGACACCTCGAGCCACCGGGTCTCGAGCTCGGCGACCGAGGTCTCGAGCCGCCCGAGTTCGTCGCCGAGCACGGCGAGCCCCACGTAGTCGCCCTGGTCGTGCACGGCGAGCTTCTCGTGGAGCCGGGCGATCTCGGCGGCGAGCTTCTCGAGCCGGCGGTCGATCGAGGAGAGCTCCTTCTCGGCGGTTCGGCGCTCCGCCCCGGCGAGCGCCGGGGCGGCGGCCGAGGCGTGCATCGCGGCGCCGGTCGATG harbors:
- a CDS encoding MetQ/NlpA family ABC transporter substrate-binding protein gives rise to the protein MSHRTKLIAALAAVPLIAGLAACASPAAGEGGDSANDVVKIGVVGAGDPQWAAFEAAAADEGITIEVVDFADYAQPNPATSEGELDLNQFQHIVYLADYNVSSGEDLTPIGSTAIYPLGLYSTKYDSVKDIPKGETVAVPNDASNQARALLVLQSAGLIELKSGGTIFSDLADIDESASKVKVTALEASLTPTSLPDVAAAVINNDFVEDAGLSFQDAIAQDDPSDPNALPYVNIFAARAEDKDDETYLKLVEIFQTDSDVQAALVEASGNTAVPVQTPVADLVDSLTKVESDTKAAKG